TATACGAAAGCACATGGACTGCTGAACGATCAGTTCAATTACAGCTCCGCTTATAAAGACAGCAGCGGCAACATGTACTTCGGCAGTGTGAAAGGCATGATCCGTTTTAACCCGGCAACATTTGTCAATAATAATTACCAGCCTTCCATATATATCACCGGCTTCCAGGTATTGAACAAAGAAGCAGCAGTGGGCGACATCCTGAAGAAATCCATTTCGCTGACAGATACGATTACACTGGCGCATGATCAGTCGTCGTTCAGCATCGACTTTGCCGCGCTAAGCTACACCTCACCGGAGATGACTGCCTACGCTTATAAAATGGAAGGGCTCGACAAAGACTGGACCTATCTGAAAACCAATCGTAAGGCCTTCTTCACAAAACTATCTCCAGGCCATTACCGCTTTCTCGTTAAATCGGCCAATAGCGCCAACAACTGGAACCTGCAGCCACGGGAACTGTATATCACCATACTGCCGCCTTTCTGGGCCAGCTACCCGGCCTACGCCGTATATGCGATACTGTTATGCACCATTGTATTTCTGGCGCTGCGATGGTATCACCAGCGCGCGGAGCAAAAACAGAAACGGCAACTGGAAATACTGGAGCATGAAAAGGAAAAGGAAATATACCAGGCGAAGATCGAATTCTTCACGCACCTTGCACACGAAATACGTACGCCGCTAACCCTGATCAAAGGCCCGATGGAAAAGGTAATCCGCAAATCGGAAGAAGTGCCGCTGATCCAGAAAAACCTCCGCATCATGGAGCGTAATACCGACCGGCTGCTGGAGTTGACTAACCAACTGCTGGATTTTCGTAAAACAGAAATCAATGGCTTTAGCCTGAACTTCGTACATACTGACATTTCTGAACTGCTGAAGCTGAATCACCTGCGATTCACACCGGCAGCGGAACAGCAGCATATACGTTTTAAAATAGAATTGTCGTCCCTCCATTTTTTTGCGTATGTAGATGCTGAGGCAATGAACAAGATAATAGGCAACCTGATCAACAATGCCATCCGGTACGCCGCCACCAGGGCGTCTGTGCATTTGTTGCCTGTGAATGCACACGACAACACCTTTACCATTCTCGTAAAAAATGATGGAGAGCTGATTCCGATGGAAATGAAAGAGAAGATATTTGAGCCCTTTTTCAGGGCCAGGAGCACGCCCGATAAACCGGGAACAGGCATAGGACTGTCACTCTCGCGATCATTGACTATATTGCACAAGGGTAGTCTGGAACTGATAAACGGAGAAGCCGATATGAATGTATTTTCCCTAACCCTTCCTGTTCACCAGGATATAGAATTCAATCTGAGTAAATGGAAAACAAACCACTGATATTGCTGGTAGACGATAATGAAGAGATACTTTCATTTATTGCCGATGATCTGGAAGATAAGTACACGGTGATTACCGCGCAGAATGGGGCTGAAGCCTTGGAGTTGCTGCGGGACCAACCGGTACAACTCGTGATCAGTGATGTAATGATGCCTGTAATGGATGGTTTTGAGCTATGCCATATTATTAAATCCGGCTTTGAATCGAGCCATGTTCCTGTCATTTTGCTGACGGCCCGCAATACCCTTCAGTCAAAAATAGAAGGACTGGAACTCGGTGCAGATGCTTATGTGGAAAAACCATTCTCACCTGAATTCCTGCAGGCGCAGATCGCCAGTTTACTCAATAACCGTCATAAGGTAAAATCTTACTACGCCAACTCTCCGTTGGTACATCTCCGTAGTATTGCCCACACCAGTGCAGATGAACAGTTCCTGGAGAAACTACAGGAGCTGATCCATCAGCATCTTACCAATATAGATCTGGATGTGGAACAGCTCGCAGACCTGATGAATATGAGCAGGCCCACCTTCTACCGGAAAATAAAAGCCATATCAGATCTGACGCCTCATGAGCTGATCAACCTGGCGCGACTTAAGAAAGCAGCTACGTTGCTATCCACCGGCTCCTACAAAATCAACGAAGTAGCCGATATGTGCGGCTTTGCATCCCTGACTAATTTTGGAAAGAACTTTCAGAAACAATTCGGCATGCTGCCTTCCCGGTATGTAGCGCAAATTCAAAAACATTAAACTGATATTGACTGTATGCATCTACCATCATTGATCATTGACCTGGCATTAATTTTAGGAGCGGCGGGAATCATTACGTTATTATTCAAGCGGCTGAAACAGCCTATGGTGCTTGGTTATATCATAGCGGGCTTCCTCGTGGGTCCTAACTTCCATCTATTTCCCACTATCGGTGACTCGGAGGGCATAAAAACCTGGTCTGAGATCGGTGTTATTTTTCTATTATTTTCCCTGGGGCTGGAATTCAGCTTCAAGAAGCTGATGCGTGTAGGAGGTACTGCCGTTATCACGGCTTTTGTGGAGATCTCGTTTATTACCATTGCCAGTTATTTTACCGGACAGCTGATGGGCTGGGGCTTTATGGACAGTCTTTTCCTGGGTGGGCTGCTGGCCAGTTCTTCCACCACTATTATCATCCGTGCGTTTGAAGAATTGGGCATCAAGAAAAAACCATTTACAAAAATTGTATTTGGTGTATTGGTAATAGAAGACATCGTGGTGATCCTCATGATGGTGTTACTATCTACTATGGCCGTCAGCCGGGAGTTTGAAGGTACCGAAATGTTATTCACCATCGGCAAACTGATGTTCTTCCTTGCGGTATGGTTTCTGGCAGGCATCTTCCTGCTGCCCACCTTCCTTCGTAAAATAGAGCGGTACATGAATGGAGAAACCCTGTTGATACTGAGTATTGCGCTTTGCCTTGGTATGGTGATACTGGCCACAAAAGTGGGTTTCTCAGCAGAGTTAGGCGCTTTCATTATGGGTTCCATTATTGCCGAAACCACTTCTTCAGAAAAAGTGGAACATTTGATCCAGCCTGTAAAAGATCTTTTCGGAGCCATCTTCTTTGTGTCCGTTGGTATGCTGATCAATCCCGAGATGATCATCGAATATCGCTGGCCGGTGTTATGGATTACGTTGCTGACGCTCGGAGGCAAATTCTTCAGCACTACCGTTGGTGCACTGATATCCGGTCAGCCGTTGAAACAATCGGTACAGGTGGGTATGAGTATGGCGCAGGTAGGTGAGTTTGCCTTTATTATTGCCACGCTGGGGTTATCGCTTGGTGTTACCAGCAGCTTCCTTTTCCCGGTAGCCGTGGGAGTTTCCGCCGTTACTACTTTCACCACGCCGTATATGATTAAATTTTCCGTGCCGTTGTACAACCGGCTGGAAAAGCTCATCCCTGCATCTTTAATGAACACCCTGAACCGCTACAGTGCCAGTTCTCAGACCCTGCAGGCGGAAAGCGACTGGCGCAATGTATTACGCAGCTATGTAAAGGTAATTGTATTGAATGCGGTGATTATGTTGGCCATTATCCTGTTAGACACGTACTACATAGGGCCTTTTATATTGAAATACATCAGTAGTCCATTCCTTGCGCGTGTCTTGTGTGTGATAGCAGGGATTGCGCTGATGTCGCCCTTTATCTGGGCGTTGATGGTGCAGAAAATCTCCAGCAACTCTTACAAGGCATTATGGCTCGATTCCAAATATAACCACGGCCCGCTGGTGGTAGTGGAAGTGGCGCGCAACGTGGTAGCCGTGCTGCTGGTGGGTTTCCTCGTAAAACAGTATTTCCCGTTCTGGCAGGCATTATTGGGTACAGCTATCATCCTGGGCTGCGTGCTGCTGGTGCTTCGCTCGCAGTTGCAAAAATATTATCAGCGTATAGAAAGCCGTTTTCTCACCAACCTGAATGCCCGGGAAGTAGCAGATGCAGCGTCCCGTAAAGCAGCAGCAGCGGACCTCGTGCCCTGGGATGCACAGGTATCGGAAATAGAAATAGATCCGTGGTCCAGCCTCGTCGACAAGCCCCTGATCGATTTGCAGCTGCGTGAAAAATATGGTATCAACGTCGGCGCCATCAGGCGTGGCAATGTGACTATTTACGCTCCTACCCGCGATGAAAAGCTCTATCCGCACGATATTCTTACTGCCATTGGTACAGAAGAGCAACTGGAAGAATTCAACCGCGTTGTCAATACCCTGAAAATCGAAAGGAGCGATGATGTAGCGGATGAAAATGTAGGTCTTACCAGCATCGTAGTAGATGAGCACAACGGACTCAAAGGCCAGACCATACGCCAGTCGGGCATCCGCGAAAAAACCCAGGCGCTGGTGGTAGGCATTGCACGTGGTGGCGAAAAAATATTAAACCCTGCTTCAGACACTATATTCGAGTGGGAAGATGTGGTTTGGCTGGTAGGGAACAGGAAGAAGATAGTGGAGTTTTCAGCGAATAAATAAAGAATTACGAATTAAGAATTACGAATTACGGATCAGAGCGAAGAGCATAGCGGATAACTTAAATGCTATTATCCGCTATGCTCTTCGCTCTGATCCGTAATTCGTAATTCTTAATTCGTAATTTTAAGGAATGCTCTCAGCACATACTGCAATATCCCTCCATTTCTGTAATACTCTATTTCAATCGCTGAGTCCAGTCTGCACTTTACCTGGAATGTTTTGGAAGCGCCGCCATCTGATATAGCCGTTACCGTTAGCAGCTTACCGGGCGTCATATCGCTGGCGATATCGCTGACAGAATAGGACTCTGTGCCGGAAAGGCCCAGGGATGCTGCGTTTTCACCGCCTACATATTGCAATGGTAACACGCCCATTCCAACAAGGTTGCTGCGGTGTATACGTTCATAGCTTTCGGCAATAACAGCTTTTACACCCAGCAGATTGGTGCCTTTGGCGGCCCAGTCGCGCGATGAACCACTGCCGTATTCCTTGCCAGCCAGAATAATCAGCAGCACTTTGTTGGCGGCATATTGCTGTGCAGCATCATAGATGGGCAATACGGTGCCGGTGGGAATGATGGTGGTAAAACCACCTTCCTTGGGCGACAGCTCATTTTTGATGCGTACGTTGGCGAAGGTACCACGGATCATTACTTCGTGGTTGCCCCGGCGGGAACCATATGAGTTGAACAAGCGGGGATCAATACCTCTGTCGAGCAGATATTTGCCCGCCGGCGTATCCGCTTTGAAAGAGCCGGCCGGAGAAATATGATCGGTAGTAACAGAGTCGCCCAGTTTCAACAATACCCGTGCATTTTTTATATCCTGCATGGCCTCCGGCGCATCAGGCAATCCTTTAAAGAAAGGCGCTTCGCGTATGTAGGTCGACTCCTGGCTCCAATGGTAATCTTTTCCGGTTGGCGCCAGCAATCCACGCCACTGATCATCGCCATCAAAAATCACTTTGTAGGTTTTCTCAAAATCAGCCTGTTTTACGGCAGCCGACACTGCTTCAGTGATTTCTTCCTGGGTAGGCCAGATATCGCGCAGGTACACGGGTTCTCCGTTCGGATCATAACCCAGCGGCGCTGTGAGCATATCTACATCGATACGGCCGGCAATAGCGTATGCTACCACCAGCATGGGCGAAGCAAGGAAGTTCATTTTCACCTGTGGATGCACCCTTGCTTCAAAGTTGCGGTTACCCGATAATACGGATGCCACAATAAGATTGCCTTTATCTACCGCTTCTGCAATGGCCGGAGGCAGCGGGCCACTGTTACCAATACAGGAAGTGCAGCCGTAGCCCACAATATGGAAACGCAGTGCTTCCAGTTCCGTCAGCAATCCGGAACGTTTCAGATATTCCGTTACTACGCGGGAACCCGGAGCCAGACTGGTTTTCACCCAGGGCTTGACGGTCAGGCCACGACTGATTGCTTTCTTCGCCACCAGTCCGGCCCCTATCATTACGCTGGGATTGGATGTATTGGTACAACTGGTGATGGCAGCTATCGTAATAGCACCATCGCTCAGCACATATTCTTCATTCTTTAATTTAATTCTGACAGATTTCAGATAGTCCAGTTCCACCGCCGCTACATCATCTCCATGTTTCTGTATTTCGTAAGTAAATGCCGTACCTGATCCTCCTTCGGAAAGCCAGGCAGTATCACGGCGCTTACCTTCCGGTGTATACATGCGCTTGAATTCCTTGTTCAGCAACGTTTCAAATTCATTGTGCAGATCCCGCACCAGGATGCGGTCCTGCGGACGCTTAGGTCCGGCCACAGCAGGCAGTATCGTATTCAGATCCAGCTCCAGTATATCGGAATAGGTGATTTCTTCCGTTCCATGACGCCAAAGCATATTTTCCCTACAATACGATTCTACCCGGGCAATGTCGGCGGCAGAGCGATTGGTACGATGCATGTATTGCAGGGTCTGACTGTCGATCGGGAAATAAGTAACCGTACAGCCAAATTCGGGCGACATATTCGAGATCGTTGCCCTGTCGGGAACAGAGAGATGATCCAATCCATCACCGAATACTTCTACAAATTTGTCGACCACCCCGTATTTACGCAACAGCTGCGTAATGGCGAGCACCATATCCGTAGCGGTAACGCCTTCTCCCAGTTTGCCGCTGAGTTTAAGACCAATCACCTGTGGACAGGTAAAGTAAATCGGTTGCCCGAGTATAGCGGCTTCCGCTTCTATACCTCCTACCCCCCATCCCAATACACCTATACCATTCACCATTGGCGTATGCGAATCCGTTCCTACAAGGGTATCCGGAAACTCCCATCCGTCACGGGTAATCACGCCCTGAGCCAGGTATTCCAGGTTTACCTGGTGGCAGATGCCCATTCCCGGCGGCACTACGGTGAAATTATCAAATGCCTGCTGGGCCCATTTCAGCAGCTGATAACGCTCTTTGTTGCGTTCATATTCGTAAGCCACGTTTTTGGTGTAAGAATAATCCGTACCAAAAAAATCCACCTGTACGGAGTGGTCTACCACCAGATCCACGGGGATAGCGGGATTGATCTTAGCACCATCCCTTCCCTTGCGGATGACCTCCGCACGAATCGAAGCAATATCCACTACTGCAGCTACACCTGTAAAATCCTGCATCAGCACACGGGCTGGCTTAAAAGGAATCTCCTTATCCGTTCCTGCGGGGTTCCAGTTAATCAGTGTGTTGAGATGTTCGTCGGTAATTGCGAAATTGTCGTGGTTCCTTAATACATTTTCCAGTAGAATCCTGATGGAAAAAGGCAACCGGGAGATCTGTTTTCCTTCCTTTTCCAGTTTGGCGAGTGAAGCTATACGTGGCTGCATAATCTGAGTTTATTAATAGTTTTTAAAAACAATGATGCTACCAATTTGTTTATAAAGATACCTTATTATAACCCGCTGCAAACCACCTGTATTAAATAATCCTGCAAATCCTTTGCAGACCTGCACATCGGAAATACGGGCGCATCATCTGCCCGGATATCATGCGTTGATGAATATCATGTAAGCCTGTTTACAAATGCCGCTCAAATCAATGACCAGAGCGGAATTACAACACTTCATCCGGCAGGCGGGAGCCACAGCCGCAACACATGTTGCTCCCTGCTTAATAGAAAAAATGCTGACAGACCGTTATCAGGCTTTTCAAATGCCCGGAGAGGGCATCCTGGAAGTGGTTCATTTCAGACTTTAGATCCACCAGATTTCCTTAGGATAAAATTCGTTTACCC
The genomic region above belongs to Chitinophaga sp. 180180018-3 and contains:
- a CDS encoding response regulator — its product is MENKPLILLVDDNEEILSFIADDLEDKYTVITAQNGAEALELLRDQPVQLVISDVMMPVMDGFELCHIIKSGFESSHVPVILLTARNTLQSKIEGLELGADAYVEKPFSPEFLQAQIASLLNNRHKVKSYYANSPLVHLRSIAHTSADEQFLEKLQELIHQHLTNIDLDVEQLADLMNMSRPTFYRKIKAISDLTPHELINLARLKKAATLLSTGSYKINEVADMCGFASLTNFGKNFQKQFGMLPSRYVAQIQKH
- the acnA gene encoding aconitate hydratase AcnA: MQPRIASLAKLEKEGKQISRLPFSIRILLENVLRNHDNFAITDEHLNTLINWNPAGTDKEIPFKPARVLMQDFTGVAAVVDIASIRAEVIRKGRDGAKINPAIPVDLVVDHSVQVDFFGTDYSYTKNVAYEYERNKERYQLLKWAQQAFDNFTVVPPGMGICHQVNLEYLAQGVITRDGWEFPDTLVGTDSHTPMVNGIGVLGWGVGGIEAEAAILGQPIYFTCPQVIGLKLSGKLGEGVTATDMVLAITQLLRKYGVVDKFVEVFGDGLDHLSVPDRATISNMSPEFGCTVTYFPIDSQTLQYMHRTNRSAADIARVESYCRENMLWRHGTEEITYSDILELDLNTILPAVAGPKRPQDRILVRDLHNEFETLLNKEFKRMYTPEGKRRDTAWLSEGGSGTAFTYEIQKHGDDVAAVELDYLKSVRIKLKNEEYVLSDGAITIAAITSCTNTSNPSVMIGAGLVAKKAISRGLTVKPWVKTSLAPGSRVVTEYLKRSGLLTELEALRFHIVGYGCTSCIGNSGPLPPAIAEAVDKGNLIVASVLSGNRNFEARVHPQVKMNFLASPMLVVAYAIAGRIDVDMLTAPLGYDPNGEPVYLRDIWPTQEEITEAVSAAVKQADFEKTYKVIFDGDDQWRGLLAPTGKDYHWSQESTYIREAPFFKGLPDAPEAMQDIKNARVLLKLGDSVTTDHISPAGSFKADTPAGKYLLDRGIDPRLFNSYGSRRGNHEVMIRGTFANVRIKNELSPKEGGFTTIIPTGTVLPIYDAAQQYAANKVLLIILAGKEYGSGSSRDWAAKGTNLLGVKAVIAESYERIHRSNLVGMGVLPLQYVGGENAASLGLSGTESYSVSDIASDMTPGKLLTVTAISDGGASKTFQVKCRLDSAIEIEYYRNGGILQYVLRAFLKITN
- a CDS encoding cation:proton antiporter — its product is MHLPSLIIDLALILGAAGIITLLFKRLKQPMVLGYIIAGFLVGPNFHLFPTIGDSEGIKTWSEIGVIFLLFSLGLEFSFKKLMRVGGTAVITAFVEISFITIASYFTGQLMGWGFMDSLFLGGLLASSSTTIIIRAFEELGIKKKPFTKIVFGVLVIEDIVVILMMVLLSTMAVSREFEGTEMLFTIGKLMFFLAVWFLAGIFLLPTFLRKIERYMNGETLLILSIALCLGMVILATKVGFSAELGAFIMGSIIAETTSSEKVEHLIQPVKDLFGAIFFVSVGMLINPEMIIEYRWPVLWITLLTLGGKFFSTTVGALISGQPLKQSVQVGMSMAQVGEFAFIIATLGLSLGVTSSFLFPVAVGVSAVTTFTTPYMIKFSVPLYNRLEKLIPASLMNTLNRYSASSQTLQAESDWRNVLRSYVKVIVLNAVIMLAIILLDTYYIGPFILKYISSPFLARVLCVIAGIALMSPFIWALMVQKISSNSYKALWLDSKYNHGPLVVVEVARNVVAVLLVGFLVKQYFPFWQALLGTAIILGCVLLVLRSQLQKYYQRIESRFLTNLNAREVADAASRKAAAADLVPWDAQVSEIEIDPWSSLVDKPLIDLQLREKYGINVGAIRRGNVTIYAPTRDEKLYPHDILTAIGTEEQLEEFNRVVNTLKIERSDDVADENVGLTSIVVDEHNGLKGQTIRQSGIREKTQALVVGIARGGEKILNPASDTIFEWEDVVWLVGNRKKIVEFSANK